DNA from Bordetella genomosp. 13:
AGCGGCCACACGCGCGCCTGCAGCGCGCGGGCGATCGCGCCCTTGAAGGCCACGGGCCGCGGACGCAGCGTGGAGCCGGTGATGGTGATGCGACGGCGCAACACGTGATTGCAGTCCACCGCCGCGTGCGCGCCGCCCAGCAGCGCGATGATGACGATGCGGCCGTCGTCCGCCAGGCACTTGATGTTGCGCGCGATGTAGTCGCCCGCCACCATGTCGAGGATGACGTTGACGCCCGCGCCGCCCGTGGCGTCCAGCACTTCCTTCACGAAGTCCTGCGACTTGTAGTTGATGCCCTTGGTGGCGCCCAGTTCCTCGACCGCGCGCACGCGGTCGTCGCTGCCCACGGTGGCGTATACCTTGTTGCCCATGGCGCGGGCGATCTGGATGGCCGTGGTGCCGATGCCGCTGGCCCCGCCGTGCACCAGCAGCGATTCGCCTTCGGCCAGCATGCCGCGATCGAACACGTTGCTCCAGACGGTGAAGTAGGTTTCCGGCAGGCCCGCGGCCTCGATGGGCGTCAGGCCTTTGGGAATGGGCAGGCATTGCGCGGCCGGGGCCACGCAGAACTCGGCATAGCCGCCGCCCGCCACCAGCGCGCACACCTGGTCGCCCAGCGCCAGTCCGGCCGCGGCCGCATCGCCCGCGATGATCTCGCCTGCGACTTCCAGGCCCGGCAGGTCGGAAATGCCCGGAGGCGGGGCGTAGCTACCCTTGCGCTGGAAGACGTCGGGGCGGTTGATGCCCGCCGCCGCCACCTTGATCAGGACCTCGCCAGGGCCGGGCTCTGGCACGGGACGATCGACCGGAACCAGAACCTCGGGACCGCCCGGCTTGGAAATCTCGATTGCACGCATGGATGCCTCCAACTTGATGGAAGCCCTATTATCCCGGTCCTGCGAGGATTCACGAAGCGCGCCTGGCGGAAGCGGTGGGATTCGAACCCACGAAGGGTATGAACCCTTGCCGGTTTTCAAGACCGGTGCCTTCAACCGCTCGGCCACACTTCCTTGTCGATGCCCGCCGCGGCCGCCACGCAGGCGGCCCGGGCTCGATGGGGTTGCCATGATAATCCATATGGCGTGCACGCGTACGCGCCGCCGCGCGCCTCACCCCAGCCGGGGCAGCCCGGCCTGCGCCAGCGCATCGTCCAGCCAGGGCGATACGAGCTGCCCGTTGGCGATCTCTTCCAGCCGCTGGCCCTCCGCCGCCACTTTCTTCTCGGCGGCCTCCAGCACGGCGGGCACGTCGCGGCGCGGGATCACCACGATGCCGTCGATGTCGCCCACGACCAGGTCGCCCGGCTCGACGGCCACGCCGCCCACCGATACCGGTTGCGCCAGGCGTCCGGGCAATCCCTTCGTGGGACCGCAGGGATTCGTGCCCGCGGCGAAGATCGGGAAGTCGCCAGCGGCCAACACCGAAGTGTCGCGCGATGCCGCGTCGACGACGAAGCCGCCCAGGCCGGCGGCCTTCGCCTGGGTGACCATCAGTTCGCCGAACAGCGCGCAGGTGTCATCGGCCTTGCCGTCCACCACCAGCACGTCGCCCGGGCGGGCCACGGCCAGGGCCACATGGAACATCAGGTTGTCCCCGGGCCGCACCTCGACGGTATAGGCCGGCCCGCATACCGACATGCCCGGGCTCAATGCGCGGATGCGCGCATTCATGGTGCCGCGGCGGCCCGCCACGTCGCACAGGATGGCCGCCTGGTAGCGCCGCGCCCGCTCCACCAGCGCCGGGGCCACGCGTTCGAATTCCGCTGTCTTCCGATAGTCCATTGCTGCTCCTTGTAATGTCGATTCAGCGAGCCTGGTCCAGCCTGACCAAAAAGGACTCGTCCAGTTGCGCGAGGCTGGTGATGCCCAGCATGCCCATGTTGCGCGCGATCTCGTCATGCATGAGGCGCAGCGCATGGCGCACGCCGGCCTCGCCCGCGACTGCCGCGGCGTAGTTGAAGGGCCGGCCGGCGAACACGCAGCGCGCGCCCAGCGCCATGGCCTTGAGCGCGTCGGTGCCGCGACGTACGCCGCTGTCCAGCATCACGGTCATCGAGCCGGCCTCTTGCATGATCTCGGGCAGCACCCGCAGCGGCGATACCGCGCCGTCGAGCTGGCGGCCGCCGTGGTTGGACACGATCACCCCATCGATGCCGATCTCGCGCGCGCGGCGCGCGTCTTCCGCGGCCAGGATGCCCTTCAGCACCAGAACCCCTCGCCAGCGGCGGCGGATCTGCGCCGCGTGCGACCAATCGACATAGCCTCGTTCGGAGAGATCGCGCATCACGTGGCGCGACAGGATGGGCGCGCCGCGCGTGGCGTAGTTGTTCTCGAAGTGCGGCATGCCATGGCGCAGCAGCGTGCGCAGGAACGTGCCGCAGAGCCAGCGCGGGTGCGTGACGCCCTGCCAGGCCAGCGCGAGGCTGGGCTTGAGCGGCGTGCTGAATCCCGTGCGCACGTTGTTCTCGCGATTGGCCGTGACGGGCGTGTCGGCCGTCAGCACCAATGTCTCCACGCCGGCCGCCGCCACCCGATCGATGAGCGCGCCGATCTGCGCGGCATCGCCCGGCAGGTAGGCTTGGAACCATGTGCCGGGCGCGGCATCCATCACCTCTTCCAGCCGGATCAGCGACGACCCGCTCATGATGCAGGGCACACCGGCGGCCTGGGCCGCCCGCGCCAGCACGATGTCGCCGCGATAGGCGGTAAGCGCGGTGATGCCCATGGGCGCGATGCCGACCGGCGAACGGTAGCGTTGGCCGAATATCTCCACGTCCTGCCGCCGGGCCGATACGTCCACCAGCACCCGCGTGCGAAACCCATACTGCGAGAACGCGGCGCGGTTGTCGGCTTCGGAATGGCGGTCTTCGACGGAACCGGAGACGTAGCCGAACAGGGGCGCGGGCAGATGCCGGCGCGCGGCCGATTCGAAATCGTGCAGGGACAGCACGCCGCGCAGACGCCGCGACGGCGCCTGCGCGGCCACGCGCTCAGGCTGCGCGACAGGCGTGGCCAGGGATTCGGATTCGGCAAGACCGGGCGTGGTCGGCATGCGGCAGGCTCGCGGCAAGTGAACAACCCGGCGGACTATATCGGCATCGGACCATCGAATAAAGCGAAAATATTCGATGCCAATTCATGGCATTTATCGAACGACCCGGCCGCGTCGCGGCTCACCACAAGGGATGCGGCGCCGCGAAATCCACTTCGTCGAGCACGCGTTCCCGCATGGCGGCGATCAGCGACCGGATGTCGTCGCGCCGGCATTGGAACGAATAGTCCAGCGTGCGCAGCGGCGGATCGCTTTCGATGGCGATGATGGCGTGGCGGTCGCACAGCGGCCGCAGCCAGGCCTCGGGAAAGAAGGCCACGCCCACGCCCGCCGCCACCATGCCCGCGATGGCGCCCATGTTGTTGCAGGTCAACTGGCGCGATACGTTCAGCGCATTTTCCTGCAGCCAGGCCTCGAAGATCCGGGTCGAGCCCGCGCCCGGCGGCATGGTGATCACGGTCATGTCGCGCAGCAGGGTCGGCGTCAGCCGGTCGATGCCTTCCAGTTGCGCGGCCGCGCCCGCCCAGCGATAGCGCACCTCGGCGATGGTCGTGGACGCGATGGCCGGCCGCGAGGACCATCCCGCGATCACCGCGAAGTCGAGCTCGCCGCTCTCGACACGGCGCTCGAGGTTGCGGCCCACGTCCACGTGCGGCTCCAGCCGCAGATCGGGATAGTCGCGGCGGCAGCGCGCCACGAACTTCGGCAGCCAGCTCATCGCGGCCAGCTCGCCCATGCCGAAACGGCAGACGCCCTGCAGGCTGCCGTCGCGCCCCAGCGTGGCGCGGGCGCGGGAGCGGGCATCGAGAATGTCGCGGGCCAGCGGCAGCAGCATCTCTCCTTCGGCCGTCAGCGTGGAGCGATGG
Protein-coding regions in this window:
- a CDS encoding RraA family protein, coding for MDYRKTAEFERVAPALVERARRYQAAILCDVAGRRGTMNARIRALSPGMSVCGPAYTVEVRPGDNLMFHVALAVARPGDVLVVDGKADDTCALFGELMVTQAKAAGLGGFVVDAASRDTSVLAAGDFPIFAAGTNPCGPTKGLPGRLAQPVSVGGVAVEPGDLVVGDIDGIVVIPRRDVPAVLEAAEKKVAAEGQRLEEIANGQLVSPWLDDALAQAGLPRLG
- a CDS encoding alpha-hydroxy acid oxidase, with amino-acid sequence MPTTPGLAESESLATPVAQPERVAAQAPSRRLRGVLSLHDFESAARRHLPAPLFGYVSGSVEDRHSEADNRAAFSQYGFRTRVLVDVSARRQDVEIFGQRYRSPVGIAPMGITALTAYRGDIVLARAAQAAGVPCIMSGSSLIRLEEVMDAAPGTWFQAYLPGDAAQIGALIDRVAAAGVETLVLTADTPVTANRENNVRTGFSTPLKPSLALAWQGVTHPRWLCGTFLRTLLRHGMPHFENNYATRGAPILSRHVMRDLSERGYVDWSHAAQIRRRWRGVLVLKGILAAEDARRAREIGIDGVIVSNHGGRQLDGAVSPLRVLPEIMQEAGSMTVMLDSGVRRGTDALKAMALGARCVFAGRPFNYAAAVAGEAGVRHALRLMHDEIARNMGMLGITSLAQLDESFLVRLDQAR
- a CDS encoding LysR family transcriptional regulator, with translation MTFKQLEAFYAAALSSSFAVAAAHLHLSQSSLSKRITELEADLGKVLFDRSGHRSTLTAEGEMLLPLARDILDARSRARATLGRDGSLQGVCRFGMGELAAMSWLPKFVARCRRDYPDLRLEPHVDVGRNLERRVESGELDFAVIAGWSSRPAIASTTIAEVRYRWAGAAAQLEGIDRLTPTLLRDMTVITMPPGAGSTRIFEAWLQENALNVSRQLTCNNMGAIAGMVAAGVGVAFFPEAWLRPLCDRHAIIAIESDPPLRTLDYSFQCRRDDIRSLIAAMRERVLDEVDFAAPHPLW
- a CDS encoding NAD(P)H-quinone oxidoreductase; amino-acid sequence: MRAIEISKPGGPEVLVPVDRPVPEPGPGEVLIKVAAAGINRPDVFQRKGSYAPPPGISDLPGLEVAGEIIAGDAAAAGLALGDQVCALVAGGGYAEFCVAPAAQCLPIPKGLTPIEAAGLPETYFTVWSNVFDRGMLAEGESLLVHGGASGIGTTAIQIARAMGNKVYATVGSDDRVRAVEELGATKGINYKSQDFVKEVLDATGGAGVNVILDMVAGDYIARNIKCLADDGRIVIIALLGGAHAAVDCNHVLRRRITITGSTLRPRPVAFKGAIARALQARVWPLLESGAIKPVIHATMPLEQAAAGHAMMEAGDNIGKIILTL